Genomic DNA from Paenibacillus sp. KS-LC4:
AAGCTCAATAACGGTTTCAGATCCGGCTGCCGGCTGCCCACTTTGGAAGCTCCACTTTACCTGGGCGTTTGCCTGCTCATGCTCCATACCGTCCATGTCGCCATGACCGTTATAGATCTCTGCCTTCTCATCCCCTGCTGTATGTCCACTATGCGCGTCACCTGAGTTCGAAGCCTCCGGCGCAGCTGCCGGGCTCGTCTGCTGATGACCCTCATGTTCACTTGTGCTTGCATCGCCTGTGTTTGCAGATTTTTCTCCGCATCCTGCCAGCATGCCCGCAAGAGCGATCATCGTCATATAGAGCGCTGCTTTTCTTTTTGCCATCATTCTTTTCCCAGCTCCCTTCCCCTATTTTAAAAACACAAAAAGCCGCTCCTTCTCCAAAGCCCAAACCATATTGCTATGTTCGCTTTGGAAAAAGAGGGCTGTGCAAGCTTAACTTATGCCCTTGTTATACGACGTCGAAACCAGTGTTCTCAATCGCTTCTTTAATGGAAGCCAGCGATACCTTCGCTGTATCAAACTCCACAGCTACTTGTCCCGCTGCTAAATCGACTTTGCCGCTTGCTCCCGCTTCATTTATCGCCTTCTCTACCGTGCTCACGCAGTGCCCGCAGGACATGCCTTCTACCTTAAGTGTTACGCTCTCCATCTTTATTGCCTCCTTGAGTGAATTTTATTATTTTAATAATTTCTTAACCGTAATTAACAGCTCGTCGATAACCTCATGCTCACCTGCCTGAATACGATCCACAATACAGCTCTTCATATGGCCCTCCAGCAGCAGCTTGCCCACCCCGTTTAATGCCGATTGCGCAGCCGCTATCTGAGTAAGCACATCATCGCAATACGTATCCTTCTCAATCATCGCCTTCACGCCGCGGATCTGGCCTTCCACCTTGTTCAAACGCCTAATCAAATTTGCTTTCATTTCATCGGAATGATGGCTCAAGCGCTCCATGGACTGGCCGTCGCCTGCACCGCCTGAGTCCATATGCTGATGCAAACAAGCCGATTTCGTTTCCTTGTCCATTCAAATACCTCCAGGGGGTATGTCATACGCTTATTTTTATATTAACATACCCCCACAGGGTATGTAAAGCCGTAGATAGAGACGTATTTATGGGATCAAAAAAAGCAGCAGCTCCAGACGAGAAATACGCGTCCAGAACTGCTGCCTTGGGGAGATATAGAATCATCAGTTAGTGAATTTCCTTCTTGCTAAAGTTGCCGCCGCTAACATCAGATACATGCTCAATGGCCACGAATGCACGGGGATCAATGTCATGAACGATTGATTTAAGCTTCGCCACTTCCAGACGATTGACTACACAATAGATCATTTGTGTTTCTTCTCTGGAGTAGCCGCCTCTTGCCTGAATATACGTTGTGCTTCTGCCTAAGCGACTCATAACCGCTTCAGAAATTTCCTCGTATTCAGCAGAAATAATGGTGACGGATTTGGACTCGTCGAGACCCTCAACTACAATATCCATTACTTTCGTCGCTATATAATACGTGAACATCGAATACATTGCGGAATCCCATTGGAAGACAAAGCCCGCCAAAATAAAGATGAACACGTTGACGATCATAATAAACTGACCTACCGGCATGGAAAATTTCTTCGAG
This window encodes:
- a CDS encoding metal-sensitive transcriptional regulator, whose product is MDSGGAGDGQSMERLSHHSDEMKANLIRRLNKVEGQIRGVKAMIEKDTYCDDVLTQIAAAQSALNGVGKLLLEGHMKSCIVDRIQAGEHEVIDELLITVKKLLK
- a CDS encoding copper ion binding protein — encoded protein: MESVTLKVEGMSCGHCVSTVEKAINEAGASGKVDLAAGQVAVEFDTAKVSLASIKEAIENTGFDVV